Proteins from one Esox lucius isolate fEsoLuc1 chromosome 19, fEsoLuc1.pri, whole genome shotgun sequence genomic window:
- the kdm7ab gene encoding lysine-specific demethylase 7B isoform X7, which translates to MAAAPLYCVCRQSYDVSRFMIECDICKDWFHGSCVQVEEHHAVDIDVYHCPNCDVRHGPSLMKRRNNWHRHDYTEPDDGSRPVQAGTSVFVRELRNRTFPSAEEILVQMDGHHVTQKYLETQGFHYPITVPRLDGLGLKLPSPGFSVKDVEEYVGGDKIVDVIDVARQADSKMKLREFVKYFYNPHRPKVLNVISLEFSDTKMAELVVVPDIAQKMSWVENYWPDDSFFPKPFVQKYCLMGVEDSYTDFHIDFGGTSVWYHVLWGEKIFYLIEPTQANLALYEAWSSSFNQSEVFFGDKVDKCYKCVVPQGTTVLIPTGWIHAVLTSQDCMAFGGNFLHNLNIGMQLRCYEMERRLKTPDLFKFPYFEAICWYVAKNQLENLKEFREDNCQPPAYLTDGVKALITALKNWLKREVSEPASVEVPDHIRPNHLIKELTKEIRYLVEEQHSGGGGGGGGGKPMKSQEGGAWPSTRSALDRASHQARRRARRLRHQQRHHAPKTPSNLEILELHTRQVLKKLEVGPFEEEAPFSSAVTARFNKASVASAAAVEHSLENNLRLVMCNGQIIRDVRCHTGMKSSPVQDGESAGDHQREGILLKTEVNDRIREHHRHPERERKNSPLSSESNWSNHQLSTNGLEFFEKVNSALRKGAAVYSDISDSESEECCATQKKDSSGEHTGSSEEDEKREVKTDCRTERGTSSVTYQHQVSQALSPFQKPVKREHLASPTTEEEAIEGMLSMAGLLCPRQLEESLAVPESWWSSPAHCSPGSGGKRPMSGEESQDSDSNSTVSNPVVIVIKDEFAWRAC; encoded by the exons CTGTGTCCAGGTAGAGGAGCACCATGCTGTGGACATCGACGTGTACCACTGTCCCAACTGTGACGTCCGACACGGGCCCTCCTTGA TGAAACGGCGGAACAACTGGCACAGGCACGACTACACGGAACCCGACGACGGAAGCAGGCCGGTGCAGGCGGGGACCTCCGTGTTCGTCCGAGAGCTGCGGAACAGGACATTCCCCAG TGCTGAGGAGATCCTGGTGCAGATGGATGGACACCATGTAACACAGAAGTACCTGGAGACACAGGGGTTCCACTACCCCATCACTGTTCCCAGGCTGGATGGACTGGGGCTCAAGCTGCCCTCTCCCGGTTTCTCTGTCAAGGATGTGGAGGAGTATGTTG GTGGCGACAAAATCGTGGATGTGATAGATGTTGCCAGGCAGGCGGACAGCAAAATGAAGCTCCGAGAGTTTGTCAAGTATTTCTACAACCCTCATCGACCgaaggttttgaatgtgatCAGTCTGGAGTTTTCTGACACCAA aATGGCAGAGCTGGTGGTTGTGCCTGATATAGCTCAGAAGATGTCTTGGGTGGAGAACTATTGGCCAGATGACTCTTTCTTTCCCAAGCCATTTGTCCAAAAGTACTGCCTGATGGGGGTTGAAGACAGCTACACCGACTTCCACATAGACTTTGGAGGCACATCCGTGTGGTACCATGTACTCTGG GGGGAGAAGATCTTTTACCTAATCGAGCCGACTCAGGCAAATCTTGCACTATACGAGGCGTGGAGTTCCTCCTTCAACCAGAGCGAGGTGTTCTTCGGGGACAAGGTGGACAAGTGTTACAAGTGTGTGGTGCCCCAAGGAACTACTGTTCTCATTCCCACAG GATGGATCCATGCTGTTCTCACCTCTCAGGACTGCATGGCGTTCGGGGGGAACTTCCTTCACAACCTCAACATTGGCATGCAGCTCAG GTGTTACGAAATGGAGCGGCGGTTAAAGACTCCTGACCTTTTCAAGTTCCCATATTTTGAGGCCATCTGCTGGTATGTGGCCAAGAATCAACTGGAGAATCTAAAAG AGTTTCGTGAGGATAACTGCCAGCCTCCAGCCTACCTGACGGACGGAGTGAAAGCCTTGATTACGGCACTAAAGAACTGGCTGAAACGTGAG GTCTCCGAGCCGGCCAGCGTGGAGGTCCCGGACCATATCAGACCCAACCATCTGATTAAGGAACTCACAAAGGAGATCCGCTACCTGGTG GAGGAGCAGCAtagtggtggaggaggaggaggaggtggtggcaAGCCAATGAAATCTCAGGAAGGTGGAGCGTGGCCGTCGACGCGGTCCGCTTTGGACAGGGCTAGCCATCAGGCGCGGAGGAGAGCCCGGCGGCTACGGCACCAGCAGCGCCATCACGCGCCCAAGACCCCGTCCAACCTGGAGATCCTGGAGCTGCACACACGACAGGTGCTCAAGAAGCTAGAGGTGGGACCCTTTGAGGAG GAGGCCCCGTTCAGCTCCGCGGTGACGGCCAGGTTCAACAAGGCGTCGGTGGCATCGGCCGCAGCGGTGGAGCACAGCCTGGAGAACAACCTCCGCCTGGTGATGTGCAACGGGCAGATTATCAG AGATGTGCGCTGTCACACCGGGATGAAAAGTAGCCCCGTGCAGGACGGCGAAAGCGCCGGTGACCACCAGAGGGAAGGGATCCTGCTGAAAACAGAGGTCAATGACCGCATACGGGAACATCACAGAcacccagagagagaaaggaaaaacagCCCCCTCAGCAGTGAATCCAACTGGTCAAATCACCAGCTGTCAACCAACGGTCTAG AGTTTTTCGAAAAAGTGAATTCCGCCCTCAGGAAAGGAGCTGCAGTGTATTCCGACATCTCAGACTCTGAGTCTGAGGAGTGTTGCGCTACACAG AAAAAGGACTCTTCTGGGGAACATACAGGGAGCTCAGAAGAGGATGAGAAAAGGGAGGTGAAGACGGACTGTCGGACAGAGAGAGGCACTAGCAGTGTGACATACCAGCACCAGGTCAGCCAAGCCCTCAGCCCCTTCCAGAAACCAGTCAAAAG AGAACACCTTGCATCGCCAACCACCGAGGAAGAAGCTATCGAGGGTATGCTGTCCATGGCAGGCCTGCTGTGCCCTCGGCAACTGGAGGAGAGCCTTGCGGTGCCGGAGTCCTGGTGGTCAAGCCCTGCCCATTGCTCCCCTGGCAGTG GAGGGAAAAGGCCCATGTCAGGAGAGGAGAGCCAGGATTCAGACAGCAACTCCACAGTGAGCAATCCGGTAGTGATAGTAATCAAGGATGAATTTGCCTGGCGTGCATGCTGA
- the kdm7ab gene encoding lysine-specific demethylase 7B isoform X2: protein MAAAPLYCVCRQSYDVSRFMIECDICKDWFHGSCVQVEEHHAVDIDVYHCPNCDVRHGPSLMKRRNNWHRHDYTEPDDGSRPVQAGTSVFVRELRNRTFPSAEEILVQMDGHHVTQKYLETQGFHYPITVPRLDGLGLKLPSPGFSVKDVEEYVGGDKIVDVIDVARQADSKMKLREFVKYFYNPHRPKVLNVISLEFSDTKMAELVVVPDIAQKMSWVENYWPDDSFFPKPFVQKYCLMGVEDSYTDFHIDFGGTSVWYHVLWGEKIFYLIEPTQANLALYEAWSSSFNQSEVFFGDKVDKCYKCVVPQGTTVLIPTGWIHAVLTSQDCMAFGGNFLHNLNIGMQLRCYEMERRLKTPDLFKFPYFEAICWYVAKNQLENLKEFREDNCQPPAYLTDGVKALITALKNWLKREVSEPASVEVPDHIRPNHLIKELTKEIRYLVEEQHSGGGGGGGGGKPMKSQEGGAWPSTRSALDRASHQARRRARRLRHQQRHHAPKTPSNLEILELHTRQVLKKLEVGPFEEAPFSSAVTARFNKASVASAAAVEHSLENNLRLVMCNGQIIRDVRCHTGMKSSPVQDGESAGDHQREGILLKTEVNDRIREHHRHPERERKNSPLSSESNWSNHQLSTNGLEFFEKVNSALRKGAAVYSDISDSESEECCATQKKDSSGEHTGSSEEDEKREVKTDCRTERGTSSVTYQHQVSQALSPFQKPVKREHLASPTTEEEAIEGMLSMAGLLCPRQLEESLAVPESWWSSPAHCSPGSGMPQSGNSNKHQDPNFTQAQIHSTVVPSGRSIGGKRPMSGEESQDSDSNSTVSNPDERRAQRHVRKDCRAKLSQRIQENKNFMDSQSSGSTSNSSDAWGDQSPSQGPSDPLHLGPSSEYQYCETSLSPHLHPSKRPAPSTPPISNQATKGKRPKKGMATAKQRLGKILKLSRNNHFLL from the exons CTGTGTCCAGGTAGAGGAGCACCATGCTGTGGACATCGACGTGTACCACTGTCCCAACTGTGACGTCCGACACGGGCCCTCCTTGA TGAAACGGCGGAACAACTGGCACAGGCACGACTACACGGAACCCGACGACGGAAGCAGGCCGGTGCAGGCGGGGACCTCCGTGTTCGTCCGAGAGCTGCGGAACAGGACATTCCCCAG TGCTGAGGAGATCCTGGTGCAGATGGATGGACACCATGTAACACAGAAGTACCTGGAGACACAGGGGTTCCACTACCCCATCACTGTTCCCAGGCTGGATGGACTGGGGCTCAAGCTGCCCTCTCCCGGTTTCTCTGTCAAGGATGTGGAGGAGTATGTTG GTGGCGACAAAATCGTGGATGTGATAGATGTTGCCAGGCAGGCGGACAGCAAAATGAAGCTCCGAGAGTTTGTCAAGTATTTCTACAACCCTCATCGACCgaaggttttgaatgtgatCAGTCTGGAGTTTTCTGACACCAA aATGGCAGAGCTGGTGGTTGTGCCTGATATAGCTCAGAAGATGTCTTGGGTGGAGAACTATTGGCCAGATGACTCTTTCTTTCCCAAGCCATTTGTCCAAAAGTACTGCCTGATGGGGGTTGAAGACAGCTACACCGACTTCCACATAGACTTTGGAGGCACATCCGTGTGGTACCATGTACTCTGG GGGGAGAAGATCTTTTACCTAATCGAGCCGACTCAGGCAAATCTTGCACTATACGAGGCGTGGAGTTCCTCCTTCAACCAGAGCGAGGTGTTCTTCGGGGACAAGGTGGACAAGTGTTACAAGTGTGTGGTGCCCCAAGGAACTACTGTTCTCATTCCCACAG GATGGATCCATGCTGTTCTCACCTCTCAGGACTGCATGGCGTTCGGGGGGAACTTCCTTCACAACCTCAACATTGGCATGCAGCTCAG GTGTTACGAAATGGAGCGGCGGTTAAAGACTCCTGACCTTTTCAAGTTCCCATATTTTGAGGCCATCTGCTGGTATGTGGCCAAGAATCAACTGGAGAATCTAAAAG AGTTTCGTGAGGATAACTGCCAGCCTCCAGCCTACCTGACGGACGGAGTGAAAGCCTTGATTACGGCACTAAAGAACTGGCTGAAACGTGAG GTCTCCGAGCCGGCCAGCGTGGAGGTCCCGGACCATATCAGACCCAACCATCTGATTAAGGAACTCACAAAGGAGATCCGCTACCTGGTG GAGGAGCAGCAtagtggtggaggaggaggaggaggtggtggcaAGCCAATGAAATCTCAGGAAGGTGGAGCGTGGCCGTCGACGCGGTCCGCTTTGGACAGGGCTAGCCATCAGGCGCGGAGGAGAGCCCGGCGGCTACGGCACCAGCAGCGCCATCACGCGCCCAAGACCCCGTCCAACCTGGAGATCCTGGAGCTGCACACACGACAGGTGCTCAAGAAGCTAGAGGTGGGACCCTTTGAGGAG GCCCCGTTCAGCTCCGCGGTGACGGCCAGGTTCAACAAGGCGTCGGTGGCATCGGCCGCAGCGGTGGAGCACAGCCTGGAGAACAACCTCCGCCTGGTGATGTGCAACGGGCAGATTATCAG AGATGTGCGCTGTCACACCGGGATGAAAAGTAGCCCCGTGCAGGACGGCGAAAGCGCCGGTGACCACCAGAGGGAAGGGATCCTGCTGAAAACAGAGGTCAATGACCGCATACGGGAACATCACAGAcacccagagagagaaaggaaaaacagCCCCCTCAGCAGTGAATCCAACTGGTCAAATCACCAGCTGTCAACCAACGGTCTAG AGTTTTTCGAAAAAGTGAATTCCGCCCTCAGGAAAGGAGCTGCAGTGTATTCCGACATCTCAGACTCTGAGTCTGAGGAGTGTTGCGCTACACAG AAAAAGGACTCTTCTGGGGAACATACAGGGAGCTCAGAAGAGGATGAGAAAAGGGAGGTGAAGACGGACTGTCGGACAGAGAGAGGCACTAGCAGTGTGACATACCAGCACCAGGTCAGCCAAGCCCTCAGCCCCTTCCAGAAACCAGTCAAAAG AGAACACCTTGCATCGCCAACCACCGAGGAAGAAGCTATCGAGGGTATGCTGTCCATGGCAGGCCTGCTGTGCCCTCGGCAACTGGAGGAGAGCCTTGCGGTGCCGGAGTCCTGGTGGTCAAGCCCTGCCCATTGCTCCCCTGGCAGTGGTATGCCCCAGTCCGGAAATTCCAATAAACACCAAGATCCTAACTTTACTCAAGCCCAAATTCATTCGACTGTCGTTCCCTCTGGTCGTTCCATAGGAGGGAAAAGGCCCATGTCAGGAGAGGAGAGCCAGGATTCAGACAGCAACTCCACAGTGAGCAATCCG GATGAGCGAAGGGCCCAACGTCACGTCCGTAAGGACTGTCGAGCCAAACTCAGCCAGAGGATCCAGGAGAACAAGAATTTCATGGACAGTCAGAGCAGTGGCAGTACCAGTAACAGCAGTGATGCCTGGGGGGACCAGAGCCCCTCTCAGGGTCCGTCCGACCCCCTCCACCTGGGACCCAGCTCAGAGTACCAGTACTGTGAGACCTCCCTGTCACCCCACCTGCACCCCTCCAAGAGGCCCGCTCCAAGCACCCCTCCCATCAGTAATCAGGCAACCAAAG GCAAACGTCCTAAGAAAGGAATGGCCACCGCCAAGCAGAGACTGGGGAAGATTCTTAAGTTGAGCAGGAACAACCACTTCTTGCTATAG
- the kdm7ab gene encoding lysine-specific demethylase 7B isoform X6 → MAAAPLYCVCRQSYDVSRFMIECDICKDWFHGSCVQVEEHHAVDIDVYHCPNCDVRHGPSLMKRRNNWHRHDYTEPDDGSRPVQAGTSVFVRELRNRTFPSAEEILVQMDGHHVTQKYLETQGFHYPITVPRLDGLGLKLPSPGFSVKDVEEYVGGDKIVDVIDVARQADSKMKLREFVKYFYNPHRPKVLNVISLEFSDTKMAELVVVPDIAQKMSWVENYWPDDSFFPKPFVQKYCLMGVEDSYTDFHIDFGGTSVWYHVLWGEKIFYLIEPTQANLALYEAWSSSFNQSEVFFGDKVDKCYKCVVPQGTTVLIPTGWIHAVLTSQDCMAFGGNFLHNLNIGMQLRCYEMERRLKTPDLFKFPYFEAICWYVAKNQLENLKEFREDNCQPPAYLTDGVKALITALKNWLKREVSEPASVEVPDHIRPNHLIKELTKEIRYLVEEQHSGGGGGGGGGKPMKSQEGGAWPSTRSALDRASHQARRRARRLRHQQRHHAPKTPSNLEILELHTRQVLKKLEVGPFEEEAPFSSAVTARFNKASVASAAAVEHSLENNLRLVMCNGQIIRDVRCHTGMKSSPVQDGESAGDHQREGILLKTEVNDRIREHHRHPERERKNSPLSSESNWSNHQLSTNGLEFFEKVNSALRKGAAVYSDISDSESEECCATQKKDSSGEHTGSSEEDEKREVKTDCRTERGTSSVTYQHQVSQALSPFQKPVKREHLASPTTEEEAIEGMLSMAGLLCPRQLEESLAVPESWWSSPAHCSPGSGMPQSGNSNKHQDPNFTQAQIHSTVVPSGRSIGGKRPMSGEESQDSDSNSTVSNPVVIVIKDEFAWRAC, encoded by the exons CTGTGTCCAGGTAGAGGAGCACCATGCTGTGGACATCGACGTGTACCACTGTCCCAACTGTGACGTCCGACACGGGCCCTCCTTGA TGAAACGGCGGAACAACTGGCACAGGCACGACTACACGGAACCCGACGACGGAAGCAGGCCGGTGCAGGCGGGGACCTCCGTGTTCGTCCGAGAGCTGCGGAACAGGACATTCCCCAG TGCTGAGGAGATCCTGGTGCAGATGGATGGACACCATGTAACACAGAAGTACCTGGAGACACAGGGGTTCCACTACCCCATCACTGTTCCCAGGCTGGATGGACTGGGGCTCAAGCTGCCCTCTCCCGGTTTCTCTGTCAAGGATGTGGAGGAGTATGTTG GTGGCGACAAAATCGTGGATGTGATAGATGTTGCCAGGCAGGCGGACAGCAAAATGAAGCTCCGAGAGTTTGTCAAGTATTTCTACAACCCTCATCGACCgaaggttttgaatgtgatCAGTCTGGAGTTTTCTGACACCAA aATGGCAGAGCTGGTGGTTGTGCCTGATATAGCTCAGAAGATGTCTTGGGTGGAGAACTATTGGCCAGATGACTCTTTCTTTCCCAAGCCATTTGTCCAAAAGTACTGCCTGATGGGGGTTGAAGACAGCTACACCGACTTCCACATAGACTTTGGAGGCACATCCGTGTGGTACCATGTACTCTGG GGGGAGAAGATCTTTTACCTAATCGAGCCGACTCAGGCAAATCTTGCACTATACGAGGCGTGGAGTTCCTCCTTCAACCAGAGCGAGGTGTTCTTCGGGGACAAGGTGGACAAGTGTTACAAGTGTGTGGTGCCCCAAGGAACTACTGTTCTCATTCCCACAG GATGGATCCATGCTGTTCTCACCTCTCAGGACTGCATGGCGTTCGGGGGGAACTTCCTTCACAACCTCAACATTGGCATGCAGCTCAG GTGTTACGAAATGGAGCGGCGGTTAAAGACTCCTGACCTTTTCAAGTTCCCATATTTTGAGGCCATCTGCTGGTATGTGGCCAAGAATCAACTGGAGAATCTAAAAG AGTTTCGTGAGGATAACTGCCAGCCTCCAGCCTACCTGACGGACGGAGTGAAAGCCTTGATTACGGCACTAAAGAACTGGCTGAAACGTGAG GTCTCCGAGCCGGCCAGCGTGGAGGTCCCGGACCATATCAGACCCAACCATCTGATTAAGGAACTCACAAAGGAGATCCGCTACCTGGTG GAGGAGCAGCAtagtggtggaggaggaggaggaggtggtggcaAGCCAATGAAATCTCAGGAAGGTGGAGCGTGGCCGTCGACGCGGTCCGCTTTGGACAGGGCTAGCCATCAGGCGCGGAGGAGAGCCCGGCGGCTACGGCACCAGCAGCGCCATCACGCGCCCAAGACCCCGTCCAACCTGGAGATCCTGGAGCTGCACACACGACAGGTGCTCAAGAAGCTAGAGGTGGGACCCTTTGAGGAG GAGGCCCCGTTCAGCTCCGCGGTGACGGCCAGGTTCAACAAGGCGTCGGTGGCATCGGCCGCAGCGGTGGAGCACAGCCTGGAGAACAACCTCCGCCTGGTGATGTGCAACGGGCAGATTATCAG AGATGTGCGCTGTCACACCGGGATGAAAAGTAGCCCCGTGCAGGACGGCGAAAGCGCCGGTGACCACCAGAGGGAAGGGATCCTGCTGAAAACAGAGGTCAATGACCGCATACGGGAACATCACAGAcacccagagagagaaaggaaaaacagCCCCCTCAGCAGTGAATCCAACTGGTCAAATCACCAGCTGTCAACCAACGGTCTAG AGTTTTTCGAAAAAGTGAATTCCGCCCTCAGGAAAGGAGCTGCAGTGTATTCCGACATCTCAGACTCTGAGTCTGAGGAGTGTTGCGCTACACAG AAAAAGGACTCTTCTGGGGAACATACAGGGAGCTCAGAAGAGGATGAGAAAAGGGAGGTGAAGACGGACTGTCGGACAGAGAGAGGCACTAGCAGTGTGACATACCAGCACCAGGTCAGCCAAGCCCTCAGCCCCTTCCAGAAACCAGTCAAAAG AGAACACCTTGCATCGCCAACCACCGAGGAAGAAGCTATCGAGGGTATGCTGTCCATGGCAGGCCTGCTGTGCCCTCGGCAACTGGAGGAGAGCCTTGCGGTGCCGGAGTCCTGGTGGTCAAGCCCTGCCCATTGCTCCCCTGGCAGTGGTATGCCCCAGTCCGGAAATTCCAATAAACACCAAGATCCTAACTTTACTCAAGCCCAAATTCATTCGACTGTCGTTCCCTCTGGTCGTTCCATAGGAGGGAAAAGGCCCATGTCAGGAGAGGAGAGCCAGGATTCAGACAGCAACTCCACAGTGAGCAATCCGGTAGTGATAGTAATCAAGGATGAATTTGCCTGGCGTGCATGCTGA